A region of the Streptococcus suis genome:
GATAGAGGTCATGTAGTTGCGGACTGTCCCGTCAGACAGGTAGAGATGGCTGGCGATTTCCTTATTGGACAGACCTTCTGCCACCAGCTTAAGTAGCTGACTTTCTTGGGCTGTCAAGGGACTGCGTTGTGTCAGGAGAATGTCCATCAACTCTGGTGAATATTCCTTCCGCCCCGCCAAGACCGTTTCAATGGTTCGCATAAGGTCCGAAATGGACCGTTCCTTGAGCACATAGGCATCCACATCTGCCTTGACTGCCCGCTCGAAATAGCCCGGTCGCTTGAAGGTGGTCATGATGACAACCTTGACAGGCAAGGCTTGCCCCCGCACCCATTCCAAGACATCTAGGCCCGTCTTTTCAGGCATTTCTATATCTAGTAGCACCACATCTACTGGCTCTTTTTTCAAAAGAGCAATGGCCTGACTGCCGTTTTCTGCCTGTAAAACAGCCTCAACCGCATCTTGAAAACCCAAGAGTTGACAGAGGGCGTCCCGCAGCATTGCTTGATCTTCTGCGACTAAGATTCTCATTCTACCACCTCCTCAAGCGGAATTCGAATGGACAGGCGGGTGGGCTTGGCTAGAGAGATAAATTCCAAACTGCCTTTCACCGTCACCAACCTATCCTTTATGGTATGCAATTCCTGACCAGTCAACTGGGCAAAGCCCACACCGTTGTCTTCGTAGTGCAAAACCAATTCTTGCTGGTCTTTTTCAAAAACCAAACGGCATTTACTAGCCTGGCTGTGCTTAAGCAGGTTATTACCCAACTCTCTCAGCACCATAGCCAGCTTGTTCTGGACGGGCAAGCTGGACTGCTCTGCTATTTCCCCGCCCAAGACAACTAAGTCCACTCCTGCCAAGTCCAACATCTGCTGTAAAATCTGGAGTTCCTCTGCCACGGTGTGTTGCTTGAGGGACTGGACAATCTGGCGGACCTCCTGCATGGAGTCCTTGGCCAAGGTCTGAAGGGCTGCCACCTCCTTCTTGGCCTGGTCAATCTGGTCGTGGTCTAAAAGTGTCTGGACCAGCTCGGCCTTGACAGACAGCATGGCAAAGACATGACCCAGTGTGTCGTGCAAGTCCTGACCGATACGGTTGCGTTCATTCTCAGCCAGCAGGAGATTGATGGACGCATTCTGTTCCTGTAGGCGTTGCTGAAGGGCTTCCCGCTTGGTCTCAATCCAGCTGAAAATCAACAAGGCCAAGCCGAAAAAGTGAATGATGAGTGCAAAGGCCCGCATTTCAAAGGGAACTGGTCCAAAGAGAGCCCAGAGGATAATAGCCAGCAACAAAAGCCCGTAGGACACCGTCCGATAGGTCGGGCGATTCTCTTTATAATACCAGCCCAGCATAGTGGACAGATTAAAGATAAAGAGGGAGAATTGCAGATTGCCCCAAAAACTCATGACGGCGATATAGCCAATCAGGTAAAACCAAGCCAGCATGGAATAGAGCTTATGGTCAGTGTAAAAGAGAGAACAATAGACCAAGGCAAAGAGAATAGTCGCTAGGACAACTGCCGTCGGATTGGGACTATACTGGGCATAGTAAAAGGGAAAATAGAGAAAGACCATGCCCACGAAGAACATGAGTGGTACCTTTCTTTTTTCAAATATCATCTGTCACCTCACTACTGCTCGGATTTTCTATTTAGAACTAGAGCAATTCCTAAGAAAATTATCGCATAGCCTAGGACAATTAGCAAGGATTTCCAGAGAAAATCTCCCTCTTGGGCATAGATGGTCACCAGCTGGTTGGCATGGTAGCTGGGCATAAGTTTGCAAATCCGCTGCACCCAGTCTGGAAAGAGGGAAACAGGCATCCAGGAGCCACCCATGATGGCCAGAACAAAGTAGAGCAAGTTTGCCACAACCGACATGGTTTGTTCCGACTGAATTTGCACCAAGAGCAAGCCAATAGCTAGAAATACGATAGAGGTTACTAAAAGTAAGAGAGCCGAAATTACCCATTCTTGAGCTGTCATCTCTACACCCTTAACTAAGCCACCCACCGCAAAGACAATGGCAATAGAAGACACAAAGCAGAGCAAGACCCGCACCAGTTTGGAAAGATAGTATTGCCAGATTGGCAGGGGCGAATGCTGGATAAAGGTCAACCAGCTATTTTTTCTGTCCTCTGCCAGCATCGTTGGAAAGGTGAAAAGGGCAAAGCCCGACATGGAAAAACCTGTCATGGTCAGCATATAGGACTGGATAAAGGCCTTTTGCATGGCCACATCATCAAACTGGACCGTCGATGAGAAAATCAGGAAAAAGACGACAGGCATGCCGATAGATAGGAGAAAAACTCCCAAACTTCTGGATAATTTAATGCTTTCTACTTGCAGCAATGCTTTCATAATTCTTCCTCCCTTGTCTTGTCAAATAGGCTGTTGAGCAGGGTTTTGTTCTGAACCTCTAGGTCTGAAATCCGACAACCTGCCTCCTGCAAGCTAGCCCAAACCTGCTCAATAGCTCGGGTCTTAAAGCTAACCGTGTCTTGTTTATAGCTAATCTCATTGATTTCAGCCAAGCTCTCCACCACCGCCGCAAAAGCAATCGGCAATGTCACTTCTTTTTCTTGCTCCTCACTCCGCATGGCAAATGGCGTGGTATCCCTTAGTAACCGCCCCTGGTGCAAGACCAAAATCCGCTCCGCCGTATGCTCCACTTCCTCGATATAGTGGCTGGTATAAAAAATAGTCACACCCTGAGCCTTGAGTTCATGGACAATCTCCCAAAAACGCTGGCGGGTCGAAGTATCCATGCCCGCCGTCGGCTCGTCCAAAAAGAGCAACTTGGGCTTGCCAATCAGGCAGATGACGAAAGCCAAGAGCCGCTTCTGACCACCCGATAGCTTGCCGGCCAGTTGATTTTTTTGCTCTGGGGAAAAGCAGAGCAGGCTGTCGATTTCTACATCTGTCAGACTGTCCTTGTAGATGGCTTGGAAAAAGCAGAGTAATTCCTTGACCTTCAAATCTGTCGGGATAGCATTTTCTTGTGGTAAGACTGCTACCTTTTCCTTATTGGACTGAGACTGTGGAACCAGACCGTCCAACAAAACCTGCCCTTTCGTCGCCTTCCTATCGCCCAACAAACAGGACATGAGCGTTGTTTTCCCGGCCCCGTTTGGACCGATTAAAGCCACACATTCTCCTGACTTGATTTCAAAGGAAATATTGGACAAAATTGTCCGTCCTTTGATGATTTTTTCTAGCGCTTGTACTTCTATCATTTTTCTACCTCCTACTTCTTGAACATCTTATAGTCTTTTAGTTTACTTTTAGTACTAGGCAACGAGCCGCAGGCATAACTGGAGTTAGGCAAGGCGAGTTAACGAAGTAATAAAAGAAAAACTAAATGACGATACATAGACAGTATATCTCGAAAAAGGAGACCCCACTAGAAGACTTTGTCATGGACTCATGTGACAAATGTCATATCGTATCTGCATCAAAAAAAGAGTCCTACTGGACCCTTCAACTATTTACAATCCTGGAGCTTGACCTAATTCTGCCTGCAGCATCCAAATATGTTTTTCAATACTAGCCTTAGCCACATTGAAAATGTCGTTGGTTACGCTGTCACCTTCTTCATCACTGACATCAAATCCCTTTTGGAAAAGAGCAGCCAGATAGCGGAACACCTCTACCACACGCGCCAATTGCTCTTCAATCGTTACAGTGTAATCACCAGGAACTTCCTTGAGCTGACTATTTTCACTAAACTCTTTAAGGGTAGAAAATGGTGCTCCACCTAAGGTGATTAAACGCTCACTCATCTCATCCACATAACCATCAATTTCTTCCATATATTCATCCATCTTTGGATGCCAAATCATAAAGCCACGACCACGCATATACCAGTGAACTTGATGGAGGATTGAATGGGCTACTGATAAATCGGCCACCGCTTGATTCAAAACAGCCTTAGAATCAGCCAGTGATGGACGCGGGCTGAAAGACGCAATTTCTGCTGGAGATTGATAATATTTTTGTTTCATCATATATCATCCTTTCTTTTATTTATAATTATTATAAATAAAAGAAGAAAAAAATGCAAGAATTATCCCTCATCCTCTGACTTATTGGCAGACAAATCCCTTGCTATATTAACTTATATACGATAGACTAGTAAGTAAGAATAGTATGTGGGAGTGGGAAAGAACTCGACTAGTTCAAAAAGAGTTCGTCAACAAGTCTTTATTTCTAGTTATTGAGCTGAAACAGTCTATTCCCAGACTGTTTCACTCCCACCCCCGCACAGCTCCAACAGTCACTACTCTGACTGTTGGAGGTTGGAGATATAGCGAACAAAGTTCGCATCAGTCGTAGTGGCCAGATTTGGAGTGCAAAACACGAACAAATCTGCCAATCAACCACTGCGCTGAGATGTTGACACGAACTCTGAGAAGTGCTCCTGGGCTTGTTGCCCAGCCTCATCGCCCCCATATGTGTATATCAAGGAGGGATTTTATGTCAGAAGAAAAATTTGACGCAAAACTAGAACAGCTATCTGGCTCTGCAAAAGAGGTAATTGGTAAGCTGACCGGCGACAAGGAAATTGAAGTTGAAGGACTTGTTGAGAAAGGAATTGGCAAAGCAAAAGAGCTAGTCGAAGATGCAAAAGACGGGCTTGAAGGTGCCATTAACGGCATCAAAAATGCTTTCGACAAAGAAGAGAAATAAACAAAGAGTTCAATATAGATAGGATTGGTCGTGCACTGTTTGATAATGAACATTACACTTAATTTGGTCTTTTACCTATAGCCCGAACAAAAATATGCAAGAGAGGGGAACTCAGACATTTACCTGTCGAGTCTGCCTTCTCTTTTCTTATGCCACGAAAGGAGAATCTATGAAAAAAATCGTTTTTGTCTGTCTTGGAAATATTTGTCGTAGCCCTATGGCTGAATTTGTCATGAAAGATCTAACCGACAACCTGTACATTGAAAGTCGGGCAACATCTAGCTGGGAACATGGCAATCCTATCCATCCTGGAACACAGAAAATTTTCCAAAAGCACAAGATTTCCTATGACCAAGATAAATCATCACAGCAAATGAGCCAGACAGATTTCGAAGCATTTGATGTCATCATTGGTATGGACAGCAATAATGTCCGAGATTTACAGAAAATGGCACCAGCACATGCCCAAGATAAGATTTTTCAATTCGCAGAAAAATCCGTACCAGACCCTTGGTATACTGGAGATTTTGACGAAACCTACGAAATGGTAAAGAAAGGTTGCCGTGACTGGTTGGACAGGTTACAGTCATTTGACCAAGAATAAGATTTTCTATGTAATATTTTTGTAATATTTGTAAAAAAATGGTAAACTATTTCTGACTGAACTGATAATTTCTTACTGTATCCTAGAAAGAACTGATTAGCGTCGGTCAAATCCTATGAAAGAGTAAAACGATGAAAGAGTTCAAATTACCTAGCATAAAATGGCATGATATAACAAGTCATTTCACCCGTCCAAAACTTGAAATCCTCTCCCTTATTATCATCCTCATCTGTGCCCTCTCTGTATTTACAGGGCGAATTGCCAGCAAGCAAGCCATGACTTTCAATAATGGCGCCCTGCAGTACAACGGTTATGTGGTCGCAAATAAAATGAATGGTCAAGGAAAATTGACCTTTGATAATGGAGATGTCTACGAAGGACAATTTACAAATGGAATTTTCCACGGTCAAGGAACCTACACATCTGCAAGTGGGTGGGTTTATACCGGGCAATTTAAAAACGGCTACGCCGATGGAAAAGGAAAATTGACCACCGAAGGACAAGCTACCTACGAAGGAACTTTTAAACAGGGGATTTATCAATATGAAAATTAAATGGTTATCCGTTATACGTGTGATTGGATTAGTCTTTGTCCTACTCTATCATTTCTTTATCAAATATTTCCCAGGTGGCTTTGTGGGGGTTGACCTCTTCTTTACCCTGTCTGGATATTTGACAACCGCCCTTTTGATTGATGAGTTTGCAAAACATAAAAAAATAGATATTGTCAGCTTTTTCAGAAGAAGGTTCTATCGCATTCTCCCCCCTCTGGTTTTAACGATTCTTTTGGTTCTTCCACTTGCTCTGCTTGTCCGCAATGATTTCATTGCCAATATCGGCAATCAGATAGCCGCTGCGCTCGGATTCATGACAAACTTCTTTGAAATTC
Encoded here:
- a CDS encoding CsbD family protein — encoded protein: MSEEKFDAKLEQLSGSAKEVIGKLTGDKEIEVEGLVEKGIGKAKELVEDAKDGLEGAINGIKNAFDKEEK
- a CDS encoding ABC transporter permease — its product is MKALLQVESIKLSRSLGVFLLSIGMPVVFFLIFSSTVQFDDVAMQKAFIQSYMLTMTGFSMSGFALFTFPTMLAEDRKNSWLTFIQHSPLPIWQYYLSKLVRVLLCFVSSIAIVFAVGGLVKGVEMTAQEWVISALLLLVTSIVFLAIGLLLVQIQSEQTMSVVANLLYFVLAIMGGSWMPVSLFPDWVQRICKLMPSYHANQLVTIYAQEGDFLWKSLLIVLGYAIIFLGIALVLNRKSEQ
- a CDS encoding phosphotyrosine protein phosphatase, which codes for MKKIVFVCLGNICRSPMAEFVMKDLTDNLYIESRATSSWEHGNPIHPGTQKIFQKHKISYDQDKSSQQMSQTDFEAFDVIIGMDSNNVRDLQKMAPAHAQDKIFQFAEKSVPDPWYTGDFDETYEMVKKGCRDWLDRLQSFDQE
- a CDS encoding two-component sensor histidine kinase, which codes for MFFVGMVFLYFPFYYAQYSPNPTAVVLATILFALVYCSLFYTDHKLYSMLAWFYLIGYIAVMSFWGNLQFSLFIFNLSTMLGWYYKENRPTYRTVSYGLLLLAIILWALFGPVPFEMRAFALIIHFFGLALLIFSWIETKREALQQRLQEQNASINLLLAENERNRIGQDLHDTLGHVFAMLSVKAELVQTLLDHDQIDQAKKEVAALQTLAKDSMQEVRQIVQSLKQHTVAEELQILQQMLDLAGVDLVVLGGEIAEQSSLPVQNKLAMVLRELGNNLLKHSQASKCRLVFEKDQQELVLHYEDNGVGFAQLTGQELHTIKDRLVTVKGSLEFISLAKPTRLSIRIPLEEVVE
- a CDS encoding ABC transporter ATP-binding protein, which gives rise to MIEVQALEKIIKGRTILSNISFEIKSGECVALIGPNGAGKTTLMSCLLGDRKATKGQVLLDGLVPQSQSNKEKVAVLPQENAIPTDLKVKELLCFFQAIYKDSLTDVEIDSLLCFSPEQKNQLAGKLSGGQKRLLAFVICLIGKPKLLFLDEPTAGMDTSTRQRFWEIVHELKAQGVTIFYTSHYIEEVEHTAERILVLHQGRLLRDTTPFAMRSEEQEKEVTLPIAFAAVVESLAEINEISYKQDTVSFKTRAIEQVWASLQEAGCRISDLEVQNKTLLNSLFDKTREEEL
- a CDS encoding DNA starvation/stationary phase protection protein, yielding MMKQKYYQSPAEIASFSPRPSLADSKAVLNQAVADLSVAHSILHQVHWYMRGRGFMIWHPKMDEYMEEIDGYVDEMSERLITLGGAPFSTLKEFSENSQLKEVPGDYTVTIEEQLARVVEVFRYLAALFQKGFDVSDEEGDSVTNDIFNVAKASIEKHIWMLQAELGQAPGL
- a CDS encoding DNA-binding response regulator, with amino-acid sequence MRILVAEDQAMLRDALCQLLGFQDAVEAVLQAENGSQAIALLKKEPVDVVLLDIEMPEKTGLDVLEWVRGQALPVKVVIMTTFKRPGYFERAVKADVDAYVLKERSISDLMRTIETVLAGRKEYSPELMDILLTQRSPLTAQESQLLKLVAEGLSNKEIASHLYLSDGTVRNYMTSILSKLGAENRTAAVKIAQEKGWIA